One genomic window of Nicotiana sylvestris chromosome 10, ASM39365v2, whole genome shotgun sequence includes the following:
- the LOC104221379 gene encoding apyrase 2-like produces MEKTLKRNRQYGGGESFSDKIQRYKGVILVICVPLFLVSLVLYVMPTRSPSDSMESLNRKFSPNLGSMRYAVIFDAGSSGSRVHVFCFDENLDLVPIGNELELFVQEKPGLSSYASDPEAAAESLLSLLKEAENVVPRNLRSNTPVRVGATAGLRQLEGDASDRILQAVRDFLKSKSSFKAKADAVTVLDGNQEGAYQWVTINYLLGKLGKKYSDTVGVVDLGGGSVQMAYAISESDAQKAPKVSDGEDTYVQEMYLKGTKYYLYIHSYLHYGLLAARAEILKATDESGNPCILGGYHGSYKYGGAVYPASAMSQGSSLSSCMEVSLKALKVNEPTCTHMKCTFGGVWNGGGGDGQKNMFVASFFFDRAAEAGMINPSLAVAKVRPVDYESAAKRACETGLEGAKSAFPRVDPDNLPYMCMDLVYQYTLLVDGFGLDPQQEITLVKKVQYKNSLVEAAWPLGSAIEVASSLT; encoded by the exons ATGGAGAAGACATTGAAACGAAACAGGCAATACGGAGGTGGAGAATCCTTCTCCGATAAGATCCAGAGATACAAAGGCGTGATTCTCGTGATCTGCGTACCTCTGTTCCTTGTTTCTCTCGTGCTTTATGTAATGCCTACGCGTTCTCCTTCTGATTCTATGGAGTCTCTGAAtcggaaattctctcccaatctCGGATCTATGAGATACGCGGTCATATTTGATGCTGGTAGTTCTGGTAGTAGAGTTCACGTTTTCTGCTTCGATGAGAACTTGGATCTCGTTCCCATTGGCAATGAACTCGAACTTTTCGTGCAG GAAAAACCAGGTTTGAGTTCATATGCTAGTGATCCTGAGGCTGCTGCGGAGTCTCTTCTATCACTTCTAAAGGAAGCAGAGAATGTAGTTCCACGCAATTTGCGCAGTAATACGCCAGTGAGAGTTGGG GCAACTGCAGGTTTGAGGCAGTTGGAAGGTGATGCATCTGACAGGATTCTTCAAGCA GTGAGGGATTTTCTGAAGAGCAAAAGCAGTTTCAAAGCAAAGGCGGATGCGGTCACTGTTCTTGATGGAAATCAAGAAGGTGCTTACCAGTGG GTAACCATCAATTATTTGTTAGGCAAATTGGGCAAGAAATACTCTGATACAGTTGGGGTGGTTGATCTTGGAGGTGGATCTGTACAAATGGCGTATGCCATCTCTGAGTCAGATGCCCAAAAGGCTCCAAAGGTATCAGATGGAGAGGATACATACGTCCAGGAAATGTATTTAAAGGGGACAAAATACTACCTTTACATTCACAG CTATTTGCACTACGGCTTACTAGCAGCTCGAGCTGAGATCTTGAAGGCGACCGATGAATCTGGAAATCCTTGCATCTTGGGAGGCTATCATG GGTCATACAAGTATGGAGGAGCAGTTTACCCAGCATCGGCCATGTCTCAAGGTTCAAGCTTGAGTAGTTGTATGGAGGTTTCTCTGAAGGCTCTGAAAGTTAATGAACCAACATGTacccacatgaaatgcacctttGGTGGGGTGTGGAATGGTGGAGGGGGAGATGGCCAGAAGAATATGTTTGTTGCTTCATTTTTCTTTGACAGAGCTGCTGAG GCTGGTATGATTAATCCAAGTTTAGCTGTGGCAAAAGTTCGCCCAGTTGATTATGAAAGTGCAGCTAAGCGTGCTTGTGAAACTGGACTTGAGGGTGCCAAATCTGCATTTCCTCGTGTGGATCCGGATAACTTGCCATACATGTGCATGGATCTTGTCTATCAGTACACTCTACTTGTAGATGGATTCG GACTTGATCCTCAGCAAGAAATCACATTGGTGAAAAAGGTTCAGTACAAGAATTCCCTTGTTGAAGCAGCGTGGCCATTAGGCAGTGCCATTGAAGTTGCTTCATCATTGACTTAA